In Fragaria vesca subsp. vesca unplaced genomic scaffold, FraVesHawaii_1.0 scf0513160_u, whole genome shotgun sequence, a single window of DNA contains:
- the LOC101292181 gene encoding salutaridinol 7-O-acetyltransferase-like — protein sequence MANTIKITGAHDEKLYIVSHAVNLRSKFDPPLPKHSFGNIYRVAMTGPLLSTGDACNAYGWAMREVREEINKVDNECTNGLQQGGEQSGLPMNENAARLMELEVVALGFSSYCRFPAYDNDFGWGRPAWVFSAPLTFKNIIAFMGTKEGDGIEAYISLEEQLMAEFETDAEFLAYVSPKGAEESFGC from the coding sequence ATGGCCAATACCATCAAGATTACAGGAGCTCATGATGAGAAGTTGTATATTGTGAGCCATGCTGTGAACCTACGCTCAAAGTTTGATCCACCGTTGCCAAAACATTCTtttggaaacatttaccgTGTTGCCATGACAGGTCCCTTGTTAAGTACTGGGGATGCATGCAATGCATATGGTTGGGCTATGAGGGAAGTACGAGAAGAGATAAACAAGGTCGACAATGAGTGCACCAATGGATTACAGCAAGGCGGTGAACAGTCAGGGCTCCCCATGAATGAGAATGCTGCTAGACTAATGGAACTAGAGGTGGTTGCGTTGGGCTTCAGTAGCTATTGCAGGTTTCCAGCGTATGATAATGATTTCGGTTGGGGAAGGCCTGCGTGGGTGTTCTCAGCACCATTGACCTTCAAGAACATAATAGCTTTCATGGGCACCAAAGAGGGCGACGGAATAGAGGCATACATCAGCTTGGAGGAGCAACTCATGGCTGAATTTGAAACTGATGCCGAGTTCTTGGCCTATGTGTCTCCAAAGGGTGCTGAAGAGTCCTTTGGTtgttaa